A DNA window from Macadamia integrifolia cultivar HAES 741 chromosome 4, SCU_Mint_v3, whole genome shotgun sequence contains the following coding sequences:
- the LOC122075712 gene encoding allene oxide cyclase, chloroplastic-like encodes MASAGSFVAPKTISSAIRALDSRSSLSYAQNQKLLGFKTSDASSSRTLRSVSTHKNISIRRSRTTSFFCKKENHTTDSSSTSRPTKVQELCVYEFNERDRGSPAYLRLSQKQENSLGDLVPFSNKVYSGDLQKRFGITSGLCVLIQHVPEKKGDRYEAIYSFYFGDYGHISVQGAYLTYEESYLAVTGGSGVFEGVYGQVKLQQLIFPFKLFYTFYLKGIPDLPAVLLTKPVPPSPTVEPSPAAKALDSQATIPYFTN; translated from the exons ATGGCGTCTGCAGGATCATTTGTAGCTCCCAAGACCATATCTTCAGCAATTAGGGCACTTGATTCAAGATCATCTCTTTCCTATGCTCAGAATCAGAAACTCTTAGGGTTTAAGACTTCCGACGCATCATCAAGCAGGACTCTCAGATCTGTCAGTACCCACAAGAATATCTCGATCCGGAGGAGCAGGACCACGTCCTTCTTCTGCAAGAAAGAGAATCATACAACAGATTCTTCTTCCACATCCAGACCCA CCAAAGTTCAGGAGCTTTGTGTGTACGAGTTCAACGAAAGAGACCGTGGAAGCCCTGCGTACCTTCGTCTGAGCCAGAAACAGGAGAACTCATTGGGCGATCTCGTTCCTTTTTCCAACAAG GTTTATAGCGGAGACTTGCAGAAGAGATTTGGCATAACAAGTGGGCTGTGTGTGTTGATCCAACATGTACCAGAGAAGAAAGGAGATCGATATGAAGCGATCTACAGCTTCTACTTTGGTGATTATGGTCACATATCGGTGCAAGGGGCGTATCTGACCTACGAAGAATCGTACCTTGCTGTGACTGGTGGATCAGGGGTGTTCGAGGGAGTTTACGGGCAAGTGAAATTGCAGCAGTTGATCTTCCCTTTCAAGCTTTTCTACACATTTTATCTGAAAGGGATTCCTGATTTGCCTGCTGTGCTCTTGACTAAGCCAGTTCCTCCATCTCCTACTGTTGAACCTTCACCTGCTGCAAAAGCTCTTGATTCACAGGCCACCATTCCCTACTTCACAAACTGA
- the LOC122075209 gene encoding probable alpha,alpha-trehalose-phosphate synthase [UDP-forming] 9 codes for MTKLSVTTMVSRSCSNFLDLASGALLDPPCTPRALPRVMTVPGIISDIDGDRGNEGDTDVLSSVCREREIIVANHLPLHAQKDTETGSWCFSLDEDSLLLQMKDGFSSESEVIYVGSLKVDVDVSEQEEVAQKLLEVFNCVPTFLPPDLQKKFYQGFCKQHLWPLFHYMLPICLDHGDRFNRSLWQAYVSANKIFADKVMEVINPEEDYVWVHDYHLMVLPTFLRRRFNRVKLGFFLHSPFPSSEIYRTLPVRDEILRGLLNSDLIGFHTFDYARHFLSCCSRMLGLDYESKRGHIGLEYMGRTVYIKILPVGVHMGQLESVLNLHATSVKIKEIREQFRGKKLILGVDDMDIFKGISLKLLAVEQLLQQNQDLQGRLILVQIVNPARSTGKDVQEAERKTYSTAKRINDTYGLPGYNPVVLIDRPVPLYEKIAFYAVAECCIVNAVRDGMNLVPYKYVVCRQGTPQIDGAMGISVGSPHTSMLVVSEFIGCSPSLSGAIRVNPWDIYAVADALNLAITMPDAEKQLRHEKHYRYISSHDVAYWARSFMQDLERACKDHYSKRCWGIGFGMSFRVVSLSPSFRKLTNDHVISSYKRTNRRAIFLDYDGTVVSQSSINKIPSPEVISVLNNLCSDPKNTVFIVSGRGRNSLSEWFASCDMLGIAAEHGYFVRWSKLCDWESSSLAIDLDWKRIVEPVMRLYTETTDGSYIETKESALVWHYQDADADFGSCQAMELLDHLENVLANEPVAVKRGQHIVEVKPQGVGKGLVAEKLLSTMVCNGKPPNFVMCIGDDRSDEDMFESILSTVSSPLLPAVPEIFACTVGQKPSKAKYYLDDTVDVVKLLQGLANASSQKPRYSGQHKVSFESTP; via the exons ATGACAAAGCTCTCAGTCACAACTATGGTATCTAGATCATGTTCGAACTTTTTGGACTTGGCTTCTGGGGCTCTACTGGATCCACCTTGCACTCCTAGAGCCCTACCACGGGTGATGACTGTTCCTGGAATTATTTCTGATATAGATGGTGATAGAGGTAATGAAGGGGATACAGATGTTCTCTCATCTGTATGCCGTGAGCGGGAAATTATAGTAGCAAACCACCTTCCTCTGCATGCCCAGAAAGATACAGAAACAGGCAGTTGGTGCTTCAGTTTGGATGAGGATTCACTTCTGTTACAAATGAAGGATGGCTTCTCATCTGAAAGTGAGGTTATTTACGTGGGCTCTCTGAAAGTTGATGTTGATGTCAGTGAACAGGAAGAGGTTGCCCAGAAACTGCTAGAGGTTTTTAATTGTGTTCCCACATTCCTACCTCCTGATCTTCAGAAAAAATTCTACCAAGGATTCTGTAAGCAACATTTGTGGCCTCTTTTTCATTACATGCTGCCTATTTGTCTGGACCATGGTGACCGCTTTAACCGGTCTCTTTGGCAGGCTTATGTTTCTGCAAATAAGATTTTTGCTGATAAGGTCATGGAAGTAATTAACCCTGAAGAAGATTATGTCTGGGTTCACGATTATCACCTTATGGTACTCCCAACTTTCTTAAGGAGACGGTTCAATCGAGTCAAACTTGGTTTCTTTCTTCACAGCCCATTTCCTTCATCAGAGATTTATCGGACTCTTCCAGTTAGAGATGAAATTCTGAGAGGACTGCTGAATTCGGATCTAATTGGTTTTCATACGTTTGATTATGCTCGGCATTTCCTCTCTTGTTGCAGTAGGATGTTGGGTTTGGACTATGAATCTAAGCGGGGGCACATTGGACTTGAATATATGGGCCGCACTGTATACATTAAGATTCTGCCTGTTGGTGTTCATATGGGTCAGCTGGAGTCTGTATTGAATCTTCATGCTACATCTGTTAAAATCAAAGAGATCCGGGAACAGTTCAGGGGTAAAAAGTTGATCCTAGGTGTTGATGACATGGACATATTTAAAGGAATCAGTTTGAAATTGTTAGCTGTAGAGCAGCTTCTCCAGCAGAATCAGGATTTGCAGGGCCGACTGATTCTGGTCCAAATAGTGAACCCTGCAAGGAGTACAGGGAAAGATGTGCAGGAAGCAGAGAGGAAAACATATTCAACTGCCAAAAGGATCAATGATACCTATGGTTTGCCAGGCTATAACCCAGTGGTCCTCATTGATCGCCCTGTTCCTCTATATGAGAAGATTGCCTTTTATGCTGTGGCTGAATGTTGCATTGTAAATGCGGTTAGGGATGGAATGAACTTGGTACCATACAAGTATGTTGTTTGTAGGCAGGGAACTCCACAGATAGATGGAGCTATGGGCATCTCTGTGGGGTCCCCTCACACTAGCATGCTTGTTGTGTCTGAGTTCATAGGTTGCTCACCATCTCTAAGTGGGGCAATCAGGGTTAATCCATGGGATATTTATGCTGTAGCTGATGCCTTAAATTTGGCCATTACGATGCCTGATGCTGAGAAGCAATTGCGGCATGAGAAGCATTATCGTTATATCAGTTCTCATGATGTGGCATATTGGGCCCGGAGTTTCATGCAGGATCTTGAGAGAGCATGCAAAGATCACTATAGTAAACGTTGCTGGGGAATTGGTTTTGGTATGAGTTTCAGGGTTGTTTCTCTTTCCCCAAGTTTTAGGAAATTGACCAATGACCATGTCATATCATCATATAAGAGAACCAATAGAAGGGCAATATTTCTGGACTATGATGGCACAGTTGTGTCCCAATCATCTATTAATAAGATTCCCAGCCCTGAAGTTATATCTGTACTAAACAATCTCTGCAGTGATCCGAAAAACACCGTGTTTATTGTTAGTGGTAGAGGGCGGAATTCTCTGAGTGAATGGTTTGCTTCTTGTGATATGTTGGGAATAGCAGCTGAGCATGGATATTTTGTAAG GTGGAGTAAATTATGTGACTGGGAGTCCAGTTCATTAGCTATTGACCTTGACTGGAAACGAATTGTAGAACCTGTAATGAGATTGTACACAGAGACCACTGATGGGTCTTACATAGAGACTAAGGAGAGTGCATTGGTCTGGCATTATCAAGATGCTGATGCTGACTTCGGATCTTGCCAGGCCATGGAACTGTTGGATCATCTAGAAAATGTACTTGCAAACGAGCCAGTTGCTGTTAAGAGGGGCCAGCATATTGTTGAAGTTAAACCACAG GGAGTAGGCAAAGGATTGGTTGCAGAGAAGCTTCTGTCAACAATGGTTTGCAATGGGAAGCCACCTAATTTTGTCATGTGCATTGGAGATGACAGATCTGATGAAGACATGTTTGAGAGCATATTAAGTACGGTGTCTAGTCCATTGTTGCCTGCAGTTCCTGAAATTTTTGCTTGTACTGTTGGACAGAAGCCAAGCAAGGCCAAGTACTACCTAGATGATACTGTGGATGTTGTGAAACTGCTTCAAGGCCTTGCTAATGCTTCAAGCCAGAAGCCCAGGTATAGTGGCCAACATAAAGTCTCTTTTGAAAGCACACCTTGA